In Deinococcus aerolatus, the following proteins share a genomic window:
- a CDS encoding UDP-glucuronic acid decarboxylase family protein: MTTASKTILLTGSAGFIGSHLTERLLADGHTVIGVDNYISGQPANTALFADHPNFRFIRADVSEGIPYKAGAFGGQTLDHVLHFASPASPPHYQQFPIETLMVGAQGTQHALELAHAHGAPLLLASTSEVYGDPQVHPQPESYWGHVNPNGLRSCYDEAKRYAEAITFAYHRHHGVDTRVIRIFNTYGPRMRPDDGRVVTNLIGQALAGGPLTVYGDGQQTRSFQYVTDLVDGIVALMDLPEAAAVHDPVNLGNPDEYTILQFAQVIRELIDPGLAIIHEPLPADDPRQRKPDITRARALLGWVPTVDLHTGLRRTVEEFRRQAAVPATLPQQMPVAAE, encoded by the coding sequence GTGACGACCGCATCAAAAACCATCCTTCTGACTGGCAGCGCGGGCTTCATCGGCAGCCACCTGACCGAGCGGCTGCTTGCGGACGGCCACACCGTGATCGGGGTGGACAACTACATCAGTGGGCAGCCGGCCAACACCGCGCTGTTCGCGGACCATCCGAACTTCAGGTTCATCCGGGCAGACGTGAGCGAGGGGATTCCCTACAAGGCTGGCGCTTTCGGGGGCCAGACGCTGGACCACGTGCTGCACTTTGCCAGTCCGGCCAGCCCACCGCATTACCAGCAGTTTCCCATCGAAACGCTGATGGTGGGCGCGCAGGGCACACAGCACGCGCTGGAACTGGCCCATGCCCACGGGGCGCCGCTGCTGCTCGCCTCCACCTCCGAGGTGTACGGCGATCCACAGGTGCACCCTCAGCCCGAGAGCTACTGGGGCCACGTCAATCCCAACGGTCTGCGAAGCTGCTACGACGAGGCCAAGCGTTACGCCGAGGCCATCACCTTCGCGTACCACCGGCACCACGGCGTGGACACCCGCGTCATCCGGATCTTCAACACCTACGGCCCGCGCATGCGCCCCGATGACGGCCGGGTGGTCACCAACCTGATCGGACAGGCACTGGCGGGCGGGCCGCTGACGGTCTACGGTGACGGCCAGCAGACCCGCAGCTTCCAGTACGTGACAGATCTGGTCGACGGCATCGTGGCCCTGATGGACCTGCCGGAAGCTGCGGCAGTTCATGATCCGGTCAACCTGGGCAATCCCGACGAGTACACCATCCTGCAGTTCGCGCAGGTGATTCGTGAGCTGATCGATCCTGGCCTGGCCATCATCCACGAACCGCTGCCGGCCGACGATCCCCGCCAGCGCAAACCCGACATCACGCGCGCGCGGGCACTGCTGGGCTGGGTGCCGACGGTGGACCTGCACACCGGGTTGAGGCGTACGGTGGAGGAATTCCGCCGGCAGGCGGCAGTGCCGGCGACCCTGCCCCAACAGATGCCTGTCGCCGCAGAATGA